Proteins encoded by one window of Streptomyces uncialis:
- the cynS gene encoding cyanase: protein MVHAQLDPAARQALAAEAVDAKIRKDLTWQQIADAAGLSVAFVTAAVLGQHPLPEDSAKAVAELLGLDDDAAALLQTIPMRGTSPGAVPTDPTIYRFHEMLQVYGTTLKALVHEQLGDGIISAINFKLDVRKVADPDGGERAVITLDGKYLPTKPF from the coding sequence ATGGTGCACGCACAGCTCGACCCCGCCGCCCGTCAGGCCCTGGCCGCCGAGGCCGTCGACGCGAAGATCCGCAAGGATCTGACCTGGCAGCAGATCGCGGACGCGGCGGGCCTGTCCGTCGCCTTCGTCACCGCCGCCGTGCTCGGCCAGCACCCGCTTCCCGAGGACTCCGCCAAGGCCGTCGCCGAGCTGCTCGGCCTGGACGACGACGCCGCGGCTCTGCTCCAGACCATCCCGATGCGCGGCACCTCCCCCGGCGCGGTCCCGACCGACCCGACGATCTACCGCTTCCACGAGATGCTCCAGGTCTACGGCACGACCCTCAAGGCCCTGGTCCACGAGCAGCTCGGGGACGGCATCATCAGCGCGATCAACTTCAAGCTGGACGTACGGAAGGTCGCGGACCCCGACGGCGGCGAGCGCGCGGTGATCACCCTGGACGGCAAGTACCTCCCGACCAAGCCGTTCTGA